The following are encoded in a window of Fusarium falciforme chromosome 11, complete sequence genomic DNA:
- a CDS encoding 6-phosphogluconate dehydrogenase, decarboxylating — protein MEIKEIGMIGVGSMGAMMSLLLAEKEIDVHYYDPSQNNSEALESHAQKSKVQDKIHHHHTYGSLCRALSSPRAFIFSVPHGTVGDETIDALKPWLSAEDIIMDASNEHWKATERRQKRLEPERVGYIGMGVSGGYQSARRGPSISPGGPPEALDKVFPFLKTVAARDKQGRPCVAKLGPGGCGHYVKMVHNGIEQGMMATLCEVWGIMAHGLGMPYEEIGDVFEAWNRQGPLRDSFLVSIGSDICRTKDPRDDSFVLDQVRDKVVQDYDNTEGTGTWTCEEGVRLHVCIPVIAASNLFRIASADAARRDAVSRALGGDVRPSKIDIENRDSFVTNLQLATYGSFLVSFVQGLHLIAKANEENGWNLNFCDVLQLWRGGAIIQSDEIVDLLEAVYRSQEHDDDNLLSHHGVARALLKALPSLKNVVLKAIDSDAYVPALVASLEYIKYSGATDLPTSFQEAQLDYFGEHMYDLKSDGPGKPVTGEHHFEWKPARGINEADA, from the exons ATGGAGATTAAAGAA ATCGGAATGATTGGGGTTGGCAGCATGGGGGCCATGATGTCCCTGTTACtcgccgagaaggagatcGATGTCCACTACTATGACCCATCGCAGAACAACTCCGAAGCCCTCGAGTCTCACGCCCAAAAAAGCAAAGTCCAAGACAAgattcaccaccaccacacctACGGGTCGCTGTGTAGGGCCCTGAGTTCACCACGAGCTTTTATCTTCAGTGTTCCCCATGGTACTGTGGGCGACGAGACCATCGACGCGCTGAAGCCGTGGCTTTCTGCAGAAGACATCATCATGGACGCCTCAAACGAGCACTGGAAGGCCACAGAGCGGCGCCAGAAGAGGCTTGAACCAGAGCGCGTCGGGTACATTGGGATGGGCGTCTCTGGCGGCTACCAGTCTGCACGTCGCGGGCCATCCATCTCCCCTGGCGGGCCTCCAGAAGCATTGGACAAAGTGTTTCCGTTTCTGAAGACGGTGGCAGCTCGGGACAAGCAAGGCCGACCTTGTGTCGCCAAGCTCGGGCCGGGTGGGTGCGGTCACTACGTCAAGATGGTGCATAACGGCATCGAGCAGGGCATGATGGCCACCCTGTGCGAAGTGTGGGGGATCATGGCACACGGCCTGGGAATGCCATACGAGGAGATAGGCGACGTGTTCGAAGCTTGGAACAGGCAGGGACCGCTGAGGGACAGCTTTCTCGTCAGCATCGGCAGCGACATCTGCAGGACCAAGGATCCAAGGGATGACTCCTTTGTCCTGGATCAGGTCCGCGACAAGGTTGTCCAAGACTACGACAACACTGAAGGCACGGGTACTTGGACCTGTGAGGAAGGTGTTCGTCTTCACGTTTGTATCCCCGTCATCGCGGCCTCGAATCTCTTCCGCATCGCTTCAGCTGACGCAGCACGGCGTGATGCTGTCTCTCGTGCTCTCGGGGGAGATGTCCGGCCGAGCAAAATCGACATCGAGAACAGGGACAGTTTTGTCACAAACCTACAGCTTGCAACCTATGGATCCTTTCTAGTCTCTTTTGTTCAAGGACTGCACCTCATTGCCAAGGCGAACGAGGAGAACGGATGGAACCTGAACTTCTGCGACGTTCTACAGCTCTGGCGTGGCGGAGCCATTATCCAGTCCGATGAGattgttgatcttcttgaggcGGTTTACCGCTCCCAAGaacacgacgacgacaacctcCTGAGCCACCACGGAGTTGCCCGAGCTTTGCTCAAGGCGCTGCCGAGTCTGAAGAATGTGGTCCTGAAGGCTATAGACTCGGATGCCTACGTTCCCGCCTTGGTTGCCTCCTTGGAGTATATCAAGTACTCCGGAGCTACGGACCTGCCGACATCATTCCAGGAGGCCCAACTGGACTACTTTGGCGAGCACATGTATGATCTCAAGAGTGATGGCCCAGGGAAACCAGTGACTGGCGAGCATCACTTTGAATGGAAGCCTGCAAGAGGGATCAATGAAGCTGACGCTTAA
- a CDS encoding 3-dehydroshikimate dehydratase — protein sequence MTSQSSLPLSIASVSIGLPRHTLHQKIEAAAAAGFSGMELGFPDLLSYARGTFDKEIKEDDYTSLCEAGKQIRSLFERHDLRIVLLQPFSNFEGWPKGSKEREAAFARARGWIDIMSAVGTDTLQVGSSDSPDIMTSLPEIAADIAELADMLAERGFRLAYENWCWSTHAPTWNDVWNVVNAVDRPNVGLCLDTFQTAGGEWGDPTTKSGVLETGGVTADQVNMSYDVTLSRLARTVPPDKIFFLQISDAYLMDPPLDPDVDESGLRPRGRWSHSSRPLPYDGGYLPIARCLEAVMATGFGGWLSVEVFDGNFEQKYGNSLLTFAKKAKASVDGLLEEANALKESRPSLE from the coding sequence ATGACGTCCCAATCAAGCCTTCCTCTTTCAATTGCTTCTGTGTCCATTGGGCTTCCGAGACACACATTGCATCAAAAGATTGAAGCAGCAGCGGCCGCTGGCTTCTCGGGCATGGAACTCGGCTTTCCCGACCTCCTCTCATACGCGAGGGGCACCTTCGATAAGGAGATCAAAGAGGACGACTACACCTCGCTCTGCGAAGCAGGAAAGCAGATCCGCAGCCTTTTCGAGCGACATGATCTCAGAATCGTCCTTCTTCAGCCCTTTTCCAACTTTGAGGGGTGGCCCAAGGGAAGCAAGGAGCGGGAGGCGGCGTTCGCCAGGGCGCGCGGCTGGATCGACATCATGTCCGCGGTGGGCACGGATACACTTCAAGTCGGCTCCTCGGATTCACCAGATATTATGACCTCGTTGCCGGAGATTGCTGCTGATATTGCCGAGCTGGCTGATATGCTCGCGGAGCGGGGATTCCGGCTGGCTTATGAAAACTGGTGCTGGTCGACACATGCGCCAACATGGAATGATGTCTGGAATGTCGTGAATGCTGTCGACAGACCAAATGTTGGGCTATGCCTCGATACCTTCCAGACTGCTGGCGGCGAGTGGGGTGATCCAACCACCAAGTCGGGTGTGCTTGAGACTGGCGGCGTGACCGCCGACCAGGTCAACATGAGCTACGACGTTACCCTTTCCAGGCTGGCAAGAACGGTACCGCCGGACAAGATCTTCTTTTTGCAGATCAGCGACGCGTATCTCATGGATCCGCCGCTGGACCCGGACGTGGATGAGTCTGGATTGAGACCGAGGGGGCGATGGAGTCACAGCTCCCGTCCACTGCCCTATGATGGCGGGTACCTACCAATTGCCAGGTGTTTGGAGGCGGTCATGGCGACCGGTTTCGGAGGCTGGTTGAGTGTCGAAGTTTTTGATGGGAATTTTGAGCAAAAGTATGGCAACAGCCTCCTGACGTTTgcgaagaaggccaaggcttcGGTGGATGGATTACTCGAGGAAGCAAACGCACTCAAGGAGAGCCGCCCAAGTTTAGAATAA
- a CDS encoding FAD-binding-3 domain-containing protein, which translates to MTAIEPAPFSETGPSRENSRDGSKLDIVVVGAGLGGLLAAIGLALDDHRVTVLEQAASFGEVGAGMRIPPNCFKILRRWGVDTTYLKKTHSNGNRFLRYDSGALLADMPHGVAELDFGGSYLMVHRADYHSVLLQRALALGVCIKGGCFVERYDWNAPAAIVQSSDKVTGDLLVITDGVQSSARAEFQGHPLPPTDTEAHVIGYPVRGGEVYNVVFCCSEKSMQDSPFQPGETKLVISDNSELRRRFSGWDPRVEKLIENSGKRLCDLDLVDNWVHPSSKAVLLGDAVHPMLPYMSSGAAMACEDAAVLRKVLSGKSISKLSEALSTYQNLRQPRASKVQKAGRTLQDAYHLPDGEAQQERDVWITKDDERNWDRCRDGTRS; encoded by the exons ATGACAGCCATCGAGCCGGCCCCATTCTCAGAAACAGGCCCCTCCCGAGAGAACTCAAGGGACGGCAGCAAGCTTGATATTGTTGTCGTGGGTGcaggcctcggcggcctcctcgccgccatcgGCCTTGCACTTGACGACCATCGAGTGACAGTACTCGAACAAGCAGCAAGCTTTGGAGAGGTTGGTGCTGGTATGCGCATCCCGCCCAATTGCTTTAAGATCCTTCGCCGATGGGGTGTTGACACAACATATCTCAAAAAGACTCATTCCAATGGGAATCGTTTCCTGCGATACGACAGCGGCGCGTTGTTGGCGGATATGCCGCACGGAGTTGCAGAACTGGATTTTGGCGGAAGCTACCTAATGGTGCACCGGGCAGACTATCATTCCGTCTTGCTGCAGAGAGCCCTGGCCCTCGGCGTTTGTATAAAAGGCGGATGTTTCGTGGAACGTTATGACTGGAACGCCCCGGCGGCAATTGTGCAGAGCAGCGACAAGGTAACAGGCgacctcctcgtcatcacaGATG GTGTTCAAAGCAGCGCGCGAGCCGAGTTTCAAGGACACCCACTACCACCAACTGATACTG AAGCGCATGTAATCGGATACCCTGTGCGAGGAGGCGAAGTCTACAATGTAGTCTTTTGCTGCTCTGAGAAGTCGATGCAAGACTCGCCTTTCCAGCCCGGGGAGACTAAGCTTGTCATCTCGGATAACTCAGAGCTCCGACGACGTTTCTCGGGGTGGGATCCACGGGTGGAAAAACTGATTGAAAACTCGGGGAAG CGTCTCTGCGACTTGGATCTCGTGGACAACTGGGTTCACCCGAGTTCCAAGGCCGTTCTACTCGGCGACGCAGTTCACCCAATGCTGCCATACATGTCATCTGGAGCGGCAATGGCGTGCGAGGATGCAGCAGTACTCCGCAAGGTGCTATCTGGCAAgtccatctccaagctcaGTGAGGCTCTCTCAACCTACCAGAATCTGCGCCAACCAAGAGCCTCCAAGGTCCAGAAAGCGGGACGAACGCTTCAAGATGCATATCATCTACCTGACGGTGAGGCACAGCAGGAGCGGGACGTATGGATCACCAAGGATGATGAAAGGAACTGGGACAGATGCAGAGATGGAACTCGGAGCTGA
- a CDS encoding Abhydrolase-3 domain-containing protein, with protein sequence MADFARYSTGPSAEWLRFDKTWKWPEAIPTITIREARDQANRKTAKLFANILGRPDTGLEVTDFDIPTTNGVKIPIRLYRPLKEDSGSCPESPALYISFHGGGYHFGSLETEDPHCRQTALNTAGQGSNGLRRNDLSTASTRKRYSSGGVSAGANLAISVALRALRDDSLPSVKGLVLGTPSAVHPDHFPVELLKGGQSFLELHKDAPFINAQKLRNPIDLYRPDPTDPSFSPLL encoded by the exons atggctgacTTTGCGCGTTACTCAACTGGGCCATCGGCTGAGTGGCTCCGGTTCGATAAGACCTGGAAATGGCCTGAGGCTATTCCCACTATCACGATTCGAGAAGCCCGCGATCAGGCAAATAGGAAGACCGCGAAGCTATTTGCTAATATCTTGGGACGACCAG ATACTGGTCTCGAAGTCACGGATTTTGATATCCCTACCACAAACGGCGTCAAAATCCCCATACGCCTCTACCGGCCCCTTAAGGAGGATTCGGGCAGTTGCCCTGAGAGCCCGGCCCTCTACATATCTTTCCACGGCGGTGGATACCATTTTGGAAGCCTAGAGACGGAAGATCCTCATTGTCGGCAAACCGCACTGAACACTG CTGGACAGGGTTCCAATGGGCTGCGCAGAAACGACCTGAGTACGGCATCGACCCGGAAAAGATATTCGTCGGGGGGTGTCAGTGCGGGTGCCAACCTCGCAATCTCTGTAGCTCTGCGAGCCCTGAGAGATGATTCTCTTCCCAGCGTCAAGGGACTCGTTCTTGGCACTCCATCGGCCGTTCATCCGGATCACTTCCCAGTCGAGCTTCTTAAAGGTGGGCAGAGCTTCCTCGAGCTGCACAAAGATGCGCCGTTTATCAACGCCCAGAAACTCCGAAACCCCATTGATCTTTATCGTCCAGATCCGACGGATCCGTCATTCTCGCCCCTACTATGA
- a CDS encoding Carboxylic ester hydrolase — MKSLAFSVFVLAQSLAQVAAGPFPKPYSTTPVATVKNGSYQGVHSPGYDQDFFLGIPYAQAPVGDLRFRNPQPYDETWKGSRDAVKYSPACVGYGPSQIGYNTSEDCLYLNVIRPSGYEKKKLPVAVWIHGGGYVQGSGVDLRYNLSFIVEQSVKIGHPIVAVSINYRLSAWGFLNSAEFFQQGDSNMGLRDQRLSLRWIHENIAAFGGDPSKVTIWGQSAGAASVGAQILAYNGRDDGLFHAAIMESGTPLALGSQTILAEASYKLLLEKTGCDTVKCLRSLPFKDLNAVLNTTALSGGWTPKIDGDFVVRHSSKQLADGHFVKVPIIVGANTDEGTSFSPKGINTTDEFQNAIENSSPPISKSFAQKILKAYPEKGREQILPNLADDWIPPASYGKQYRRTATYYGDVMMVAPRRLAAETWAKHNLPVYSFRFNAIPSWATYLDGATHFVEVAFAMLNLEGTGYPPVRTPPFQGLAKSYRELSRLMASDWIKFVATGNPNGWEGREKAVPSLGKSIPKWPLYAEAKGHGAPKNFLYEGNVTNTVESDTWRSKGIALLNSANFEVYDR, encoded by the exons ATGAAGTCTCTGGCTTTCAGTGTCTTTGTCCTAGCTCAGTCGCTGGCACAAGTTGCGGCTGGTCCCTTTCCTAAGCCATATAGCACAACGCCTGTGGCTACCGTCAAGAATGGAAGCTATCAAGGAGTTCATTCTCCAGGATATGATCAAGATTTCTTCCTCGGTATCCCTTATGCCCAAGCTCCGGTTGGCGACCTGAGATTCCGCAATCCTCAACCCTACGATGAAACATGGAAGGGGAGTCGCGATGCCGTCAAATATTCGCCTGCTTGTGTCGGCTACGGA CCTTCGCAAATTGGCTATAATACGAGCGAG GACTGTCTTTACTTGAATGTCATCCGACCTTCAGGATACGAAAAGAAGAAACTCCCCGTGGCTGTCTGGATTCATGGTGGAGGCTATGTCCAGGGCAGTGGTGTCGACCTCCGATACAACCTATCTTTCATCGTGGAGCAATCTGTGAAGATTGGGCACCCAATCGTTGCAGTCAGCATCAACTATCGCCTCAGTGCCTGGGGTTTCCTCAACTCGGCTGAGTTCTTCCAGCAGGGCGATTCCAACATGGGCCTGCGCGACCAGAGACTCTCTCTTCGCTGGATTCACGAAAACATTGCTGCATTCGGCGGTGACCCATCCAAGGTTACCATCTGGGGCCAGAGTGCCGGTGCTGCATCTGTAGGAGCGCAGATTCTGGCTTACAatggccgagatgatggctTGTTCCATGCCGCCATTATGGAAAGTGGAACTCCGTTGGCACTTGGTTCCCAGACGATTCTGGCTGAGGCCTCATACAAGCTACTTTTGGAAAAGACCGGCTGCGATACCGTCAAATGTTTACGGAGTCTACCCTTCAAGGACTTGAATGCCGTGCTCAACACCACAGCTCTTTCTGGTGGATGGACGCCAAAGATTGATGGCGACTTTGTGGTCCGTCACTCATCTAAACAACTCGCTGATGGGCATTTCGTGAAGGTCCCAATCATCGTCGGGGCTAACACAGATGAAGGAACCAGCTTTTCACCAAAAGGCATCAATACTACGGATGAGTTCCAGAACGCAATCGAGAACTCATCTCCCCCAATCAGCAAGTCTTTTGCACAGAAGATTCTGAAAGCATACCCCGAGAAAGGCCGAGAGCAGATCTTACCCAACCTCGCCGACGACTGGATCCCCCCGGCGTCATATGGTAAGCAGTATCGGAGAACCGCCACATACTACGGAGACGTCATGATGGTAGCCCCACGTCGACTGGCAGCCGAGACCTGGGCAAAGCACAACTTGCCAGTCTACTCTTTTCGATTCAACGCCATTCCTTCCTGGGCTACTTACCTGGACGGAGCCACACATTTCGTTGAAGTGGCCTTTGCTATGCTCAATCTTGAGGGCACAGGCTACCCTCCGGTTCGCACCCCGCCGTTTCAAGGGCTGGCCAAGTCATATAGAGAACTTTCGCGGTTGATGGCAAGCGACTGGATCAAGTTCGTTGCGACTGGCAACCCCAACGGTTGGGAAGGACGGGAAAAGGCAGTCCCGAGTCTGGGCAAGTCCATTCCAAAGTGGCCTCTATACGCAGAGGCTAAGGGTCATGGTGCACCAAAGAACTTCCTCTATGAAGGAAACGTGACCAACACAGTTGAGAGTGACACGTGGAGGAGCAAGGGTATTGCGCTTTTAAACTCGGCCAACTTTGAGGTTTATGACCGTTAA
- a CDS encoding Catalase domain-containing protein has translation MPSTQDTPSNGSADAATKGGLPKDLVNAMQAIFGKHPGYRTTHAKGLLVEGKFTPTKEAKTLSIAAHFNNPSTPVVARFSVGGGIPHIPDVDNGATPKGIAVRFQIDCDTYTDLIAHTFNGFATKDGEGFLAFLKLFGAVGQAEAALKKALEEGRDATKEKEILRQVGAAFNAFLGQPGHESAREFVSAEKPNPHNYGTITYYEPNTHVLTNKDGKVTNVRYRLIPADGDHLYPQETDEDKEFLENLPKSYLEDDLHQRFPSKPIVFTIQAHIADPHDVLDDATKPYKSTTFVPVGKLEINKVSDDNAARQQQIAFSPVPERGGVKGITSSQDPLISTRKGVYYISADQRRHEKQVE, from the exons ATGCCTTCCACTCAAGATACCCCTTCCAACGGCAGCGCAGATGCTGCAACCAAGGGCGGACTCCCAAAGGACTTGGTGAATGCCATGCAGGCGATTTTCGGCAAGCACCCTGGCTATCGCACCA CTCACGCCAAGGGTCTTCTTGTTGAGGGTAAATTCACACCaaccaaggaggccaagacacTTTCCATTGCTGCTCACTTCAACAACCCCTCAACCCCTGTCGTCGCTCGCTTTTCTGTCGGCGGTGGCATCCCTCACATCCCCGACGTGGACAACGGCGCCACTCCCAAGGGTATCGCTGTCCGTTTCCAGATTGACTGTGATACTTACACCGACCTGATTGCCCACACCTTCAACGGATTCGCAACCAAGGACGGTgagggcttcttggccttcctgAAGCTCTTTGGGGCTGTTGGACAGGCTGAAGCCGCGCTCAAGAAGGCCCTTGAGGAGGGCCGTGATGctaccaaggagaaggagatccTGAGACAGGTTGGGGCTGCGTTCAATGCCTTTCTCGGTCAGCCTGGCCATGAATCCGCCAGGGAGTTCGTGTCGGCCGAGAAGCCAAACCCCCACAACTATGGGACTATCACGTACTACGAACCCAACACACACGTCCTGACcaacaaggacggcaaggtcaCCAACGTGCGGTACCGCCTCATCCCTGCGGATGGAGACCATCTCTACCCCCAGGAGACAGATGAGGACAAGGAGTTCCTGGAGAACCTTCCAAAGAGCTACCTGGAGGATGACCTGCATCAACGATTTCCAAGCAAGCCCATCGTCTTCACGATCCAGGCACACATCGCAGACCCCCACGACGTCCTGGACGATGCCACAAAGCCATACAAGAGCACCACCTTCGTTCCTGTTGGTAAACTCGAGATCAACAAGGTCTCGGATGACAACGCTGCCAGACAACAGCAGATCGCATTCAGTCCGGTTCCGGAGAGGGGTGGTGTCAAGGGTATCACATCGTCCCAGGATCCGCTCATCTCTACACGAAAGGGCGTCTACTACATCAGCGCCGATCAGCGAAGACATGAGAAGCAGGTTGAGTAG